In Alicyclobacillus macrosporangiidus CPP55, a single window of DNA contains:
- a CDS encoding IS3 family transposase, with amino-acid sequence MCCEKIELGPEVNSRSLVCQLAKEGFPVPVIAKALGLNRTYCYSLLKPPVPKPKRPPVDKDALVKQWIWKLCEEFPTYGYRRIQVMLRRRYNLRVNHKRVYRLMNEMELLVKSPRRGAARAKRRGKIPVTRSNEHFQCDMTKVWCGKDGWGYLFAVIDAYDREIVGYSFSRFCRTEDLLKAVDMALNYRFPNGVQGAGLTLRTDNGCQMTSRRFIQAMKVCQINHERTGYNNPDADAYIERFFRSLKEEEVWLQEYSSFAEAKAAIESYIHFYNTDRPHSALGYRSPLEFRNWKMQQNAA; translated from the coding sequence ATGTGTTGCGAAAAAATCGAATTGGGGCCGGAAGTAAATAGCCGTTCTTTGGTCTGTCAGCTCGCCAAAGAAGGGTTTCCGGTCCCAGTGATTGCAAAAGCGTTAGGGCTGAACCGGACGTACTGTTACAGCTTGCTGAAGCCGCCTGTGCCAAAGCCGAAGCGGCCTCCTGTGGACAAGGACGCTCTGGTCAAACAGTGGATTTGGAAACTGTGCGAAGAATTCCCCACGTACGGATACCGGCGAATCCAAGTCATGCTGCGTCGCCGATACAACCTGCGGGTGAACCATAAGCGGGTGTATCGGCTGATGAATGAAATGGAGCTGCTGGTGAAATCTCCGAGGCGGGGCGCTGCACGAGCGAAACGGCGAGGGAAGATACCGGTCACCAGGTCCAACGAGCATTTCCAGTGCGACATGACGAAGGTGTGGTGTGGGAAGGACGGCTGGGGATATTTGTTTGCCGTAATTGACGCTTATGACCGGGAGATTGTGGGGTACTCGTTTTCCCGGTTCTGCCGTACGGAGGACCTGCTGAAGGCTGTGGATATGGCGCTGAACTATCGCTTCCCGAACGGCGTTCAAGGTGCCGGTTTGACATTACGAACGGACAATGGCTGCCAGATGACGAGTCGACGGTTCATCCAAGCGATGAAGGTCTGCCAAATCAACCATGAGCGGACGGGTTACAACAACCCCGATGCTGACGCATACATCGAGCGATTCTTCCGGTCGCTGAAGGAGGAGGAGGTCTGGCTGCAGGAATACAGCAGCTTTGCCGAGGCGAAAGCGGCGATTGAGTCGTACATTCACTTTTACAACACGGATCGACCGCATTCCGCACTAGGTTATCGCTCGCCGTTGGAATTCAGAAATTGGAAAATGCAACAAAACGCAGCGTGA
- a CDS encoding VIT1/CCC1 transporter family protein: MSMQYPATLGSVSENLARLLGRERWHKTHTAGWIGDAIYGVNDGLGAIFGIIAGVAGYTASSNTVLISGLFGALASTLSMGAGAWLATKSETELRQSEIAHERREILEDPEHEIEELALMYQLKGFDEAESWQMARRIAQDTELFVKTMAQEELGFHDESAGSHWKSAVIGSLSTLVGGLVPLVPFFFMTGTVAMVAAAIVSIAAHFAVGAAKSLVTARSWWASGMEMTLAGVIVGVVAYGLGILGTMLVHV, from the coding sequence ATGTCTATGCAATATCCGGCCACCTTGGGCAGCGTTTCAGAAAACCTCGCCAGACTTTTGGGACGGGAGCGCTGGCATAAGACACACACCGCCGGCTGGATAGGAGACGCCATATACGGAGTCAACGACGGCTTGGGAGCCATTTTCGGCATCATCGCCGGTGTGGCCGGTTACACGGCAAGCAGCAACACAGTGCTCATCAGCGGCCTCTTTGGCGCTTTGGCCAGCACCCTCTCCATGGGCGCCGGTGCGTGGCTCGCCACCAAATCCGAGACGGAACTACGACAGAGCGAAATTGCACATGAACGGCGGGAGATCCTGGAGGATCCAGAACACGAAATTGAAGAGCTCGCCCTGATGTATCAACTCAAAGGGTTTGACGAAGCCGAGTCCTGGCAGATGGCACGGCGAATCGCCCAGGATACCGAGCTGTTTGTCAAGACCATGGCTCAGGAAGAGCTCGGGTTTCACGACGAGTCGGCGGGAAGTCACTGGAAGTCTGCCGTCATCGGCAGTTTGTCAACGCTCGTGGGCGGACTGGTGCCGTTAGTCCCCTTCTTTTTCATGACCGGGACCGTGGCGATGGTGGCAGCGGCCATCGTCAGCATAGCCGCCCACTTCGCCGTGGGCGCCGCCAAGAGCCTGGTGACTGCCCGAAGCTGGTGGGCGAGCGGCATGGAAATGACGCTCGCCGGGGTCATCGTCGGCGTGGTGGCGTACGGCTTGGGCATTCTGGGGACAATGCTGGTTCATGTCTGA
- a CDS encoding YnfA family protein: MGRGGELIRAYILFILAGLAEIGGGYPVWLCLRNGKPLWVGLAGGVVLFLYGVIATRQEFSSFGRVYAAYGGVFIVMSLLWGWWVAKDVPTLQDWVGATICLVGVGVMLWGTK, encoded by the coding sequence ATGGGGAGGGGTGGCGAATTGATTCGGGCGTACATACTGTTTATCCTTGCCGGACTGGCGGAGATCGGCGGCGGATACCCGGTATGGCTGTGCCTGCGCAATGGAAAACCCTTGTGGGTCGGACTTGCGGGTGGTGTCGTGCTGTTTTTATACGGCGTTATCGCCACCCGTCAGGAGTTCTCTTCGTTCGGCCGGGTGTATGCGGCGTATGGCGGAGTGTTCATCGTGATGTCGCTGTTGTGGGGTTGGTGGGTTGCGAAGGATGTGCCAACGCTGCAGGACTGGGTTGGAGCGACCATCTGTCTGGTTGGCGTTGGCGTAATGCTCTGGGGAACGAAGTGA
- a CDS encoding ArsR/SmtB family transcription factor, with amino-acid sequence MAQLKLQPEEVVQTEIYAKFFHGLSNPTRLRIVEILLDGEKNVTQLVEATGATQSQVSNQLACLKWCGYVTSRQEGKYVLYRISDERVRTILQLAKAIVADNAEHIRCCTRM; translated from the coding sequence TTGGCACAGCTGAAGCTTCAGCCGGAAGAGGTCGTCCAAACGGAGATCTATGCGAAGTTCTTTCATGGGCTCTCCAATCCCACCCGGCTTCGCATCGTCGAGATTTTGCTGGATGGGGAGAAGAACGTCACCCAGTTGGTGGAGGCCACCGGGGCCACGCAGAGCCAGGTATCGAACCAGTTGGCTTGCCTGAAGTGGTGCGGGTACGTCACCTCTCGCCAGGAGGGAAAGTACGTACTCTACCGGATCTCGGACGAGCGTGTCCGCACCATTCTGCAGTTGGCAAAGGCGATTGTGGCAGACAACGCCGAGCATATCCGTTGCTGTACCCGGATGTGA